The DNA segment CGTTCCAGCTATTATTCCGATTTCACCTTCGGCGTCTGGTCGATGACGCCGGAGGGCGAACAACTGGTGCCGGTAGGCAAGGCCTATTTCGGCTTCACGGATGCAGAACTGGAAGTGCTCGACAAGTTCGTGCGCAACAATACGATCGATCGTTTCGGCCCGGTAAGGGCGGTGCGGGCCGATCGCGATTTTGGCTTCGTTCTCGAAGTCGCCTTCGAAGGGATCAACCGTTCGACGCGACATAAATCCGGTGTCGCCATGCGCTTTCCGCGCATTGCTCGTCTGAGACCCGACAAGCCGCCCTATGAGGCGGATCGGCTGGAAAATTTGGTGGCACTAATTGACGCCAAGGCTCCTGCCGTTGATGAATAAGTCAGGTCGATTCCTCACCACAATGTGAGTTGGCCCCGGCTTTCAACCCGTGCAGATTTCGATACTGCCGGGCATATTTGGACAGAGCATATGACAACGTCTGAAGACAACGCATTTCGCCCCGGTCGCCGCACCGTTCTTGCCGGTCTTGCCGTAACACTTTTTGCTCCCAACATCGCTAAGGCTGCCGAAACAAAGGTTCTCGAAACAAAGACGGTCGAGACCAAGGCTGCCGATCCCAAGATCGCCGCGAAAGCCGCGGAGGCGTCGGTCGATCCGCCGCTTTTGGCCGGCGATTATGCCAAGGAGCGTCACAAGTTCCGCACCGACCTTCTGAACAAAGGCCCGGCACCCGACAAATATGAACCGCTGGTCACACCATCGGACGCCGATCAGATTTTTTATCGCAGCGGTCTCGGCGGCGAGCTGGAGCTCGTTGCCTGGGTATCGCGCTATGAGCGCACGCCGAAGCCCAAACCGGCTGTGCTCTTCCTCCATGGGGGCAACGCCATCGGTCAGGGCCATTGGCTGTTAATGAAGCCTTACGTCGATGCCGGCTATGTCGTCATGATCCCGTCGATGCGCGGCGAAAACGGCCAAAAGGGCAATTTCTCGGGTTTCTATGACGAGGTTGCCGACGTTCTCGCTGCATCCGATCGTCTGCGCCACCTGCCGGGCGTCGACCCGCATCGTCTGTTCCTCGCGGGCCACAGCGTCGGTGGTACGCTGGCGATGCTGGCGGCAATGTCGGCCAAACGCTTCCGCGCGGCCACACCCATTTCAGGCAATCCGGATGCCTTCGCCTTCTTCCATCGTTATCCGGAGGATATCCGCTTCAACGCGAAAAATCCGCGCGAATTCCAGATGCGCTCGCCCGTCTGCTACGCCCACAGCTTCAAATGCCCCTTGAAGGTCATGCACGCCAGTGAAGAGACCAATTTGCAGGCCCGGGCGGCGCTGCTTTCGAAGCGTGCTCTTGCCGGCGGTGTAAAAATGGAATTGGCGACGGTTCAGGGCAATCACAACTCGGCGCTGCCGGGTGCGATCGAACAGAGCATCCAGTTTTTCCGGAGTGTGGCGGCCTAAACGGTCAGCCCATCAACCGGTCCACCAGCGCCGCCGCGGCTTCTGCAATCACCGTTCCCGGCGGAAAGATCGCGTCTGCGCCGGCGGTTTCCAATGCAGCGAAATCCTGAGGCGGAATGACGCCGCCGACCGCGATGAGGATACGACCGGCGTGGCGGCGGTTGAGCGCTTCCTTGAGTTCCGGCACCAGCGTCAAATGGCCGGCGGCAAGCGACGAAGCGCCGATGATGTCGGCGCCTTCCCGAACCGCGAGATCGGCCACTTCCTCCGGCGTCTGGAACATGGCGCCGACGACGACATCGAAACCGAGATCGGCGAAAGCCGTGGCAATGACCTTTTGCCCGCGGTCATGTCCGTCCTGCCCCATCTTGGCGACGAGGATGCGGGGCTTCTCGCCCTTTGCCTTGCGGAAAGTTTCCACCTTGGCAACCGCCTTGTTGAACAGAGGATCGGCGGTGCCGACTTCCTTGCGATAGACGCCGGATATGGTTCTGATTTCCGCAACGTGCCGGCCATAGGCCTTTTCCAGCGCCAGCGAGATTTCGCCGACCGTCGCACGTGCGCGCGCCGCTTTGACGGCGAAATCCAAGAGATTGCCGGTGCCGTTGCGCGCGGCATCGGTCAGAGCCTCCAGAGCGGTCTCAACCGCCGTTGTCTCGCGCGTGCCCTTCAATTGCTGCAGTTTCGAGAGCTGGCGGGCGCGGACTTCGGAATTGTCCACCTTCAGCACGTCGACTTCGATATCCCGTTCCGGTCGCGAGAAGTTGACGCCGACGACGGTCTGGTGGCCGCTGTCGATGCGCGCCTGCGTGCGGGCGGCCGCCTCTTCGATCCGGAGCTTCGGAATGCCCTTTTCGATGGCTTTTGCCATGCCGCCGAGTGCTTCGACCTCTTCGATATGGGTGAGCGCGCGGGCTGCCAGATCATGCGTCAGCCGCTCGACGTAGGCCGAGCCGCCCCAGGGATCGATGATACCGGTCGTGCCGGATTCCTTCTGCAGCAGGATCTGTGTATTGCGGGCGATGCGGGCCGAATGATCCGTCGGCAGAGCAAGCGCTTCGTCGAAGGAATTGGTGTGCAGGGACTGTGTGTGGCCCTGCGTTGCCGCCATGGCTTCGACCATGGTGCGGATGATGTTGTTCATCGGATCCTGCGCCGTCAGCGACCATCCGGACGTCTGGCTGTGGGTGCGCAGCGCCAGCGACTTCTCGTCCTTCGGCGCAAAGTTCTTCTGCATCAGTGCGGCCCAGATCAGCCGCGCCGCGCGCATCTTGGCGACTTCCATGAAGAAATTCATGCCGACCGCCCAGAAGAAGGAGAGGCGTGGCGCGAAGCTGTCGATATCGAGCCCGGCAGCCACCCCGGCACGGGCGTATTCGATGCCGTCGGCGATCGTATAGGCGAGCTCCAGATCCGCCGTCGCACCGGCCTCCTGCATATGGTAGCCGGAAATCGAGATCGAATTGAATTTCGGCATGCGCTGGCTGGTATAGCTGAAAATGTCCGAAACGATCCGCATCGAGGGCTGCGGCGGGTAGATATAGGTGTTGCGGACCATGAACTCCTTGAGG comes from the Rhizobium sp. NXC24 genome and includes:
- a CDS encoding alpha/beta fold hydrolase, whose product is MTTSEDNAFRPGRRTVLAGLAVTLFAPNIAKAAETKVLETKTVETKAADPKIAAKAAEASVDPPLLAGDYAKERHKFRTDLLNKGPAPDKYEPLVTPSDADQIFYRSGLGGELELVAWVSRYERTPKPKPAVLFLHGGNAIGQGHWLLMKPYVDAGYVVMIPSMRGENGQKGNFSGFYDEVADVLAASDRLRHLPGVDPHRLFLAGHSVGGTLAMLAAMSAKRFRAATPISGNPDAFAFFHRYPEDIRFNAKNPREFQMRSPVCYAHSFKCPLKVMHASEETNLQARAALLSKRALAGGVKMELATVQGNHNSALPGAIEQSIQFFRSVAA
- the scpA gene encoding methylmalonyl-CoA mutase; the encoded protein is MTTIPDFSKIDWKRPKAVTSKTDAPAWQTPEGIAVKRVYDAADLAGLNFLDTYPGAAPFVRGPYPTMYVQQPWTIRQYAGFSTAEESNAFYRRNLAAGQKGLSVAFDLATHRGYDSDHPRVAGDVGMAGVAIDSILDMRQLFDGIPLGEMSVSMTMNGAVLPVMALYIVAAEEQGVSEDKLSGTIQNDILKEFMVRNTYIYPPQPSMRIVSDIFSYTSQRMPKFNSISISGYHMQEAGATADLELAYTIADGIEYARAGVAAGLDIDSFAPRLSFFWAVGMNFFMEVAKMRAARLIWAALMQKNFAPKDEKSLALRTHSQTSGWSLTAQDPMNNIIRTMVEAMAATQGHTQSLHTNSFDEALALPTDHSARIARNTQILLQKESGTTGIIDPWGGSAYVERLTHDLAARALTHIEEVEALGGMAKAIEKGIPKLRIEEAAARTQARIDSGHQTVVGVNFSRPERDIEVDVLKVDNSEVRARQLSKLQQLKGTRETTAVETALEALTDAARNGTGNLLDFAVKAARARATVGEISLALEKAYGRHVAEIRTISGVYRKEVGTADPLFNKAVAKVETFRKAKGEKPRILVAKMGQDGHDRGQKVIATAFADLGFDVVVGAMFQTPEEVADLAVREGADIIGASSLAAGHLTLVPELKEALNRRHAGRILIAVGGVIPPQDFAALETAGADAIFPPGTVIAEAAAALVDRLMG